Proteins encoded in a region of the Zea mays cultivar B73 chromosome 2, Zm-B73-REFERENCE-NAM-5.0, whole genome shotgun sequence genome:
- the LOC100277589 gene encoding uncharacterized protein isoform X1, which translates to MKAPSLLVQCFPGLLPSKATSCVPIVSEKDLQLPSPAVEIIPSKSVHPYKYAGEKVDVQGLNIFKGKVSVADMIVISPSEVASSKYDGTLKYWESSITLVDILKNEIRDGQLSFRGKRVLELGCGYGLSGIFACLKGASTVHFQDINAETIRCRTIPNVLANLEQAQDRQNRPSESPVTPSRQLLAPNVHFYAGEWDELPTILSVVQPPAAPTNLSFSEDDFMDGCSSHDGSSVVGHDYCPRRSRKLSGSRAWERASETDQADSGYDVILISDVPYAANSLKKLYALISKCLRPPYGVLYVASKKNLVGSNGGARQLRALMEEEGVLGGHFLTEVCDREIWKFFFK; encoded by the exons ATGAAGGCACCATCACTACTGGTTCAGTGTTTCCCTGGCTTGCTTCCCAGCAAGGCCACTAGTTGCGTGCCAATTGTATCTGAGAAGGATCTGCAGCTACCATCACCAGCTGTTGAAATAATCCCCTCAAAG AGTGTTCATCCATACAAATATGCTGGAGAGAAGGTTGATGTGCAAGGTCTTAATATTTTCAAG GGTAAAGTCAGTGTAGCAGATATGATAGTTATCTCGCCTTCTGAAGTAGCATCATCAAAATATGATG GAACTCTGAAATACTGGGAGAGTTCCATTACCCTTGTCGACATTCTTAAAAATGAGATCCGTGATGGGCAGTTGAGCTTCAGGGGCAAGCGGGTTCTAGAG CTTGGATGTGGATATGGCCTCTCTGGGATTTTTGCCTGCTTGAAG GGTGCATCCACAGTTCACTTTCAGGACATAAATGCAGAAACGATACGGTGCAGAACAATACCCAATGTTCTTGCAAATCTTGAGCAGGCTCAGGACCGACAGAACAGACCATCAGAGAGCCCTGTTACACCATCTAGGCAGCTCTTGGCTCCTAATGTACATTTCTATGCTGGAGAGTGGGATGAACTCCCAACAATTCTCTCAGTTGTGCAGCCACCTGCAGCACCAACAAACCTCAGCTTCTCTGAGGATGATTTTATGGATGGCTGCAGTAGCCATGATGGAAGCAGTGTAGTTGGTCATGACTACTGCCCCAGGAGATCTAGGAAGCTTTCTGGTAGCCGTGCATGGGAGAGAGCTAGTGAGACCGACCAGGCAGATAGTGGCTATGATGTGATCTTGATTTCTGATGTCCCCTACGCAGCTAACTCTCTGAAGAAGCTCTATGCGCTTATTTCAAAG TGCCTACGTCCTCCTTATGGAGTCCTGTACGTGGCTTCCAAGAAGAACTTGGTTGGTTCCAATGGTGGCGCCAGGCAGCTTCGAGCTCTCATGGAAGAGGAAGGTGTCCTTGGTGGCCACTTCTTGACTGAGGTGTGTGACAGGGAGATATGGAAGTTCTTTTTCAAGTGA